The Xylanibacillus composti genome segment AGCATCACAGCCCTTACCTGCTTGCGTTGCTCGCCAACCTGGTGGAATCGATCGGCAAAGAGCTGGAGCTGGGTGTAAAACGTCAGCAATTGGAACGGTTTAACAGCATGATGATCAATACGGTTCGCAACGGCATCATATTAACAGACAAGGAAGGGCGGATTAAGGAGCTGAACCCGTTCATGGAAAAAATTGTTTGCAAGAGCAGGGAACAGCTTATGGAGCAGTCTGTCTTCGAGCTGGAGCCGTTCGGGCATCTGGTCGAATACGTGCTGCAAACGGGTCAGGAAGTGGCGGATCGGGAAATTGTGTTTCACGACGAAATGATGCAGACAACGGTTTGCTTGTTTGATGCGCTGCCTGTGTATGACGACAAGCGCAAGTCGATCACCGGAGCGTATTTGCAGTTTCGCGACATAACGGACCGCCACGAATTGGAGAGGCAAATCTTGCTGTCGGAAAAATTCTCGGCTATTGGCAAGCTGGCTGCAGGGTTGGCGCATGAAATTCGCAATCCGCTCACCTCGGTCATTGGATTTGTCTACCTCATGAAGCAAAAATACAAAAATTCCTCTGAAATGCGTTACCTGGACATTATAGACCAAGAACTGATGACCTTGAACAAGCTGGTTTCCCAATTCGTCCTGATGGCCAAACCGTCCAATCCGCAAATCCGCACATGCAATCTGAATTCTTTGATCGTAGATACGGTGGAATTGATGAAAAGCCAGGCCATATTGAAAAGTATTACGTTGGAGACGCTGCTGCCGCAAGAGGCGCTTGAGGTGAAGGTGGATGCTCAGCAAATCAAGCAGGTGTTCGTTAACCTGATTCAAAATGCGATTGAGGCGATGCGCAATCAGGGCGTTATTCGCGTGGTGCTCGACCGGAAGGCCGATCATGCGGTCATCCGCATTATTGATGAAGGGGAAGGCATACCGGACGAGCATTTGAAGCAGATCGTCACCCCCTTCTTCACAACGAAGGACGAAGGACTTGGTCTCGGCCTTTCGATCAGCTATCGCATGATTGAAAGCCACAAGGGCAAGATCGATATTTCCTCGAAGCCTGGCGTAGGCACCACCTTTACGGTTCAGCTGCCTATAGAAGGGGAAAGGAAAGGGGTAAACGTCTAGCTGGTACGACCGCATCTTTGCCAGTCCGCACCTGCATGTTTTTGCATTGCCTTGAAGGGAATTGCTGGTCACTGCCTGAACACCACATAAAACCCTGATGTCGAAGAGAAACTAATTTTGATTCTTCGGCAAAGGGGGTGGACGCGAATGTGGAAGAAGGTTTCTGGTTTACTGGTTGTTTCGTTGATGGCAACAGGTCTTGCAGCTTGTGCAGGCGCTGGCGCTGACGACAACAACCGGGTACAGCGAAACGATGTCAACAATGTGCGCCCTTTGGACATGGACAATGATATCCGCCGCAACACAAGGGATATGGACATGTACATGAATGGCCGCAATGGTACAGGTGCTGGCACAGGCACAGGCACTGGTACAGGTGCCGGAACAGGCATGAACGGCCGCAACGGCACAATGACAGACATGAACGGTCGCGGCATGAACCGCGGATTTAACGACAACACTATGAACATGGACAACCGCGCTGGACGCGGCATGCTGGATGTCGATATGAACCCGCTTGATCCAGACAACGACGACATCCTGCCGGATCGAGACGACAGGATGGGAATGAACCGCAGAGGCGGTATGCTGGACTAATGAATAAGAGGCTGTCCCGACATTTGTGGGGCAGCCCCTTTTTATTACTCGAAGCCGAAATCGAAATTTGGATATACGTAGGGGTCCGAAGGCTCTTCAATCTTGCGTACTTGCTGCACGTCTAAAGCCAGCAGCTCCATGTCGTTCATAACGGCCGTCCGGATCGTTCCGGTTACTTCCAGCCACTCGTCTTC includes the following:
- a CDS encoding ATP-binding protein — its product is MLAEPSYITESKLRCKRAGMSPQFVPDPATRLPEEERLSRLARYSKVHAQLQTFSTKLLKSMHHVPLAIALTDERGYVLDIHGDLSVRKELAQCGFAAGIPLTEADMGTNAVSLSLDQQQPIQLLGADHYREALQTMASYSVPFTYAEPHAMNGALAMVTPLEHHSPYLLALLANLVESIGKELELGVKRQQLERFNSMMINTVRNGIILTDKEGRIKELNPFMEKIVCKSREQLMEQSVFELEPFGHLVEYVLQTGQEVADREIVFHDEMMQTTVCLFDALPVYDDKRKSITGAYLQFRDITDRHELERQILLSEKFSAIGKLAAGLAHEIRNPLTSVIGFVYLMKQKYKNSSEMRYLDIIDQELMTLNKLVSQFVLMAKPSNPQIRTCNLNSLIVDTVELMKSQAILKSITLETLLPQEALEVKVDAQQIKQVFVNLIQNAIEAMRNQGVIRVVLDRKADHAVIRIIDEGEGIPDEHLKQIVTPFFTTKDEGLGLGLSISYRMIESHKGKIDISSKPGVGTTFTVQLPIEGERKGVNV